The following proteins are co-located in the Bacteroidales bacterium genome:
- a CDS encoding type IX secretion system membrane protein PorP/SprF codes for MNRRVFHIVYTAIILTLLSQSLFSQQLPVYSQYMMNGFLVNPSVAGHEGYTAINLTAREQWAGFKDAPSTYAVSYQTRLLKNSYISRSASIRRRKRVMSRSGRVGYGAYAFTDRSGAFNRTGIQGTYSYHIPFDRSQLSFGVSLTGYQFRIDDDKMKLLQEDDPKLFNTEKSAFIPDANFGVYYTDQHIYAGISAMQLFQTPLKLGADAEGPGFKMIRHYFVTAGYRFELSRDLLMEPSFLFKTTEKFISQVDVNVKLYMKENYWAGISYRTGGSYSIVEETFKGKGSSAIIMAGVRVDKYYFGYAFDYTFNAIGARTLGSHEIMGAVKFGDNARRYRWLNRY; via the coding sequence ATGAATCGCCGAGTTTTTCATATCGTTTACACCGCTATTATCCTGACCCTGTTATCCCAGTCCCTTTTTTCACAACAATTACCTGTTTACAGTCAGTATATGATGAATGGATTTTTAGTGAATCCGTCCGTTGCAGGACATGAAGGATATACTGCTATAAATTTAACGGCCCGTGAACAATGGGCAGGTTTTAAAGACGCTCCCAGCACCTATGCCGTGAGCTACCAGACAAGGCTTCTTAAAAACAGCTATATTTCAAGATCTGCTTCCATCCGCCGGAGAAAAAGAGTTATGTCAAGAAGCGGCAGGGTTGGTTACGGAGCATATGCATTTACTGACAGGTCAGGAGCATTCAATCGCACCGGCATCCAGGGAACGTATTCCTACCATATACCTTTCGACAGATCACAGCTTTCATTCGGAGTTTCACTCACCGGTTACCAGTTCAGGATCGATGATGATAAAATGAAACTTTTACAGGAAGATGATCCTAAGTTATTTAACACTGAAAAATCAGCCTTTATTCCCGATGCGAATTTTGGCGTATATTATACAGATCAGCACATTTACGCCGGAATTTCAGCTATGCAGCTTTTCCAAACGCCGCTAAAACTCGGCGCTGATGCCGAAGGACCTGGTTTTAAAATGATCCGTCACTATTTTGTCACTGCCGGGTACAGGTTTGAACTGAGCCGTGATTTGCTGATGGAGCCGTCGTTCCTTTTTAAAACAACAGAGAAGTTTATTTCTCAGGTTGATGTGAACGTTAAATTGTACATGAAAGAAAATTACTGGGCAGGAATTTCATACCGCACAGGTGGCAGTTACAGCATCGTTGAGGAAACATTTAAAGGAAAAGGTTCTTCTGCAATCATTATGGCAGGTGTGCGTGTTGATAAATATTACTTCGGATACGCTTTCGACTACACCTTTAACGCAATCGGTGCCCGTACACTCGGATCACATGAGATAATGGGCGCAGTGAAATTCGGGGACAACGCAAGAAGGTATCGGTGGTTGAATCGCTATTAG